A window of Garra rufa chromosome 16, GarRuf1.0, whole genome shotgun sequence contains these coding sequences:
- the clk4a gene encoding dual specificity protein kinase CLK4 isoform X1: protein MARSGPPRFSWVNDGGDHDDDGGGPKPQRSHRRKRSRSIEDDEEGHLIYHSGDMLRARYEVVCTLGEGAFGKVVECIDHEKGGARIALKIIKNIDRYRDAALSEVEVLEQINSLDCDRRYACVRMYDWFDHHGHICIAFELLGLSTYDFLKENSFQPFSINHIRHMAYQIIRAVRFLHKNKLTHTDLKPENILFINSEYDIKYNPKMKRDERTLKNPDVKVVDFGNATYEHEHHTSVVSTRHYRAPEVILDLGWSHSCDVWSVGCILIEYYLGSTLFQTHDSKEHLAMMERVLGPIPTHMLQKTRKKRYVHHDKLDWDVHSSSGRYVRKQCKPLRQYLVSSSSDHAQLFDLIERMLEYDVTKRITLDEAIKHPFLDSIRKSKK from the exons ATGGCGCGTTCTGGTCCCCCCCGATTCTCTTGGGTTAATGATGGTGGTGATCATGATGATGATGGCGGTGGTCCGAAACCCCAGAGGAGCCATCGCAGGAAAAGATCCAGGAGTATTGAGGATGATGAGGAGGGGCACCTGATCTATCACAGTGGAGACATGCTGAGAGCAAGAT ATGAGGTTGTGTGCACACTTGGAGAGGGAGCCTTTGGCAAAGTGGTGGAGTGCATTGATCATGAAAA GGGAGGAGCTCGCATTGCGCTGAAGATCATTAAAAACATTGATCGCTATCGTGATGCGGCTCTGTCTGAGGTTGAGGTGCTGGAGCAGATTAACTCACTTGACTGTGACAGACGATA TGCTTGTGTGCGGATGTATGACTGGTTTGATCACCACGGGCACATCTGCATCGCTTTTGAGCTGCTGGGCTTGAGTACGTATGATTTTCTAAAGGAAAATAGCTTTCAGCCCTTCTCTATCAACCACATCAGGCACATGGCCTACCAGATCATCAGAGCAGTCAGAT TTCTTCACAAGAATAAGCTGACACACACTGACCTGAAACCAGAGAACATCCTCTTCATTAATTCAGAGTATGACATCAAGTACAATCCAAAAATG AAGAGGGATGAGAGGACTCTGAAGAATCCCGATGTGAAAGTAGTTGATTTTGGGAATGCAACATACGAACATGAGCATCACACTTCTGTGGTGTCCACACGGCATTACCGAGCTCCAGAGGTTATTCTGG ATCTGGGCTGGAGTCATTCCTGTGACGTTTGGAGTGTGGGTTGCATTCTTATCGAGTATTATCTGGGATCGACTCTGTTTCAG ACACATGATAGTAAAGAGCATCTGGCCATGATGGAGCGAGTGCTGGGTCCCATACCAACACACATGCTGCAGAAAACAAG GAAGAAGAGATATGTTCACCATGATAAGCTGGACTGGGATGTTCACAGCTCCTCTGGACGTTATGTTAGAAAGCAGTGCAAGCCGCTGAGA CAATACTTGGTCTCCAGTAGCTCTGACCATGCACAGCTGTTTGATCTCATAGAGAGGATGCTTGAATATGACGTCACCAAGCGGATCACCCTGGACGAAGCCATCAAACACCCTTTTTTAGACTCGATCAGGAAGAGCAAGAAATAA
- the clk4a gene encoding dual specificity protein kinase CLK4 isoform X3, with translation MYDWFDHHGHICIAFELLGLSTYDFLKENSFQPFSINHIRHMAYQIIRAVRFLHKNKLTHTDLKPENILFINSEYDIKYNPKMKRDERTLKNPDVKVVDFGNATYEHEHHTSVVSTRHYRAPEVILDLGWSHSCDVWSVGCILIEYYLGSTLFQTHDSKEHLAMMERVLGPIPTHMLQKTRKKRYVHHDKLDWDVHSSSGRYVRKQCKPLRQYLVSSSSDHAQLFDLIERMLEYDVTKRITLDEAIKHPFLDSIRKSKK, from the exons ATGTATGACTGGTTTGATCACCACGGGCACATCTGCATCGCTTTTGAGCTGCTGGGCTTGAGTACGTATGATTTTCTAAAGGAAAATAGCTTTCAGCCCTTCTCTATCAACCACATCAGGCACATGGCCTACCAGATCATCAGAGCAGTCAGAT TTCTTCACAAGAATAAGCTGACACACACTGACCTGAAACCAGAGAACATCCTCTTCATTAATTCAGAGTATGACATCAAGTACAATCCAAAAATG AAGAGGGATGAGAGGACTCTGAAGAATCCCGATGTGAAAGTAGTTGATTTTGGGAATGCAACATACGAACATGAGCATCACACTTCTGTGGTGTCCACACGGCATTACCGAGCTCCAGAGGTTATTCTGG ATCTGGGCTGGAGTCATTCCTGTGACGTTTGGAGTGTGGGTTGCATTCTTATCGAGTATTATCTGGGATCGACTCTGTTTCAG ACACATGATAGTAAAGAGCATCTGGCCATGATGGAGCGAGTGCTGGGTCCCATACCAACACACATGCTGCAGAAAACAAG GAAGAAGAGATATGTTCACCATGATAAGCTGGACTGGGATGTTCACAGCTCCTCTGGACGTTATGTTAGAAAGCAGTGCAAGCCGCTGAGA CAATACTTGGTCTCCAGTAGCTCTGACCATGCACAGCTGTTTGATCTCATAGAGAGGATGCTTGAATATGACGTCACCAAGCGGATCACCCTGGACGAAGCCATCAAACACCCTTTTTTAGACTCGATCAGGAAGAGCAAGAAATAA
- the clk4a gene encoding dual specificity protein kinase CLK4 isoform X2, with product MLRARYEVVCTLGEGAFGKVVECIDHEKGGARIALKIIKNIDRYRDAALSEVEVLEQINSLDCDRRYACVRMYDWFDHHGHICIAFELLGLSTYDFLKENSFQPFSINHIRHMAYQIIRAVRFLHKNKLTHTDLKPENILFINSEYDIKYNPKMKRDERTLKNPDVKVVDFGNATYEHEHHTSVVSTRHYRAPEVILDLGWSHSCDVWSVGCILIEYYLGSTLFQTHDSKEHLAMMERVLGPIPTHMLQKTRKKRYVHHDKLDWDVHSSSGRYVRKQCKPLRQYLVSSSSDHAQLFDLIERMLEYDVTKRITLDEAIKHPFLDSIRKSKK from the exons ATGCTGAGAGCAAGAT ATGAGGTTGTGTGCACACTTGGAGAGGGAGCCTTTGGCAAAGTGGTGGAGTGCATTGATCATGAAAA GGGAGGAGCTCGCATTGCGCTGAAGATCATTAAAAACATTGATCGCTATCGTGATGCGGCTCTGTCTGAGGTTGAGGTGCTGGAGCAGATTAACTCACTTGACTGTGACAGACGATA TGCTTGTGTGCGGATGTATGACTGGTTTGATCACCACGGGCACATCTGCATCGCTTTTGAGCTGCTGGGCTTGAGTACGTATGATTTTCTAAAGGAAAATAGCTTTCAGCCCTTCTCTATCAACCACATCAGGCACATGGCCTACCAGATCATCAGAGCAGTCAGAT TTCTTCACAAGAATAAGCTGACACACACTGACCTGAAACCAGAGAACATCCTCTTCATTAATTCAGAGTATGACATCAAGTACAATCCAAAAATG AAGAGGGATGAGAGGACTCTGAAGAATCCCGATGTGAAAGTAGTTGATTTTGGGAATGCAACATACGAACATGAGCATCACACTTCTGTGGTGTCCACACGGCATTACCGAGCTCCAGAGGTTATTCTGG ATCTGGGCTGGAGTCATTCCTGTGACGTTTGGAGTGTGGGTTGCATTCTTATCGAGTATTATCTGGGATCGACTCTGTTTCAG ACACATGATAGTAAAGAGCATCTGGCCATGATGGAGCGAGTGCTGGGTCCCATACCAACACACATGCTGCAGAAAACAAG GAAGAAGAGATATGTTCACCATGATAAGCTGGACTGGGATGTTCACAGCTCCTCTGGACGTTATGTTAGAAAGCAGTGCAAGCCGCTGAGA CAATACTTGGTCTCCAGTAGCTCTGACCATGCACAGCTGTTTGATCTCATAGAGAGGATGCTTGAATATGACGTCACCAAGCGGATCACCCTGGACGAAGCCATCAAACACCCTTTTTTAGACTCGATCAGGAAGAGCAAGAAATAA